GTCCATGTCCTCAATAACTGCTGTCCACAGAGGGGGCAAACCCTATGGTTTGTTTTAGTCTTACACTTTCTAGGGACCTCCCATGCCACCCCGCAAGTAGTCAGCGCACAGGCGAGAAGACGAGAGAAAACAGCCAGCTGTACTTTCTCGCAGATCATTCACCACTCAGACGCTTACACGGGTACTGAATCAGGAGGCTGTATGATGTCAGAAAGATCTCCACTGGAGACGGCAGACTCTTCTATCCTGGTACTGTGACAGCTACTGGCTCCTGCGGTACCCATCTGCTGCCCGAGTTGCACCCAGTGCTGCTGCACGGATGAGGCTGCTGGGATGTATGCTTGCCATGGGGACATGACAGGCGCCTCTTTTCTGGCCTCTGAAGCAACTCCTGCTGAAGCGGTGACTACAGCTGCTGAGCATCCATTGTCAGTATCTGACATGTAGCCATTACCAGCTCTCCGTTGGTCCCTTACATACTCACGTGGGACCACTGGCCGGAGTGCAGTGGTCCACCCCTATCCCCAGAACCTGTCTATCAAAGCGCAACTTTCAGTAAGCGCTCTGTATACACCTGCCTGGACCCGGTCAGACTGCAGTGTCTTCCGGTCATGCTGCCGACAGACAGGTGAGGACCGCGTCAGCTCTCTGCACCCGACGTGCCAGGGAAGCACCTCCACATCAGTGTTCAGCCCCAGATCAATCAGGGAGGGCACCACTTCAGGACCTCTATGGCCTTACCAGCAATGGCCGCAGCAGCCAAGTGTCTGCCATCCTCTTGTAATCACCTAGAGCGCCAATGCACTCAGGGCTGCGTGGTTTACCAGCAATATGGCCTTCTTACCAGCTCACGAAGGGCACCTCAAAGGGACCTCCAAGGTGCTACCAGCACCTGGTGACAGCCGCAGCAGACCCCTGCCTGCTAAACCCAGGCCATTTCAGGCATCTTCTTCATAGATTTCAGGTCTGAATCTTAACTGACGGTTTCCCATCAattacaggaaaccaactgatgcaaagAGATGAGCCGCCTTTTTatattgaaggtttcctgtccttgaagataGGATCCCCTtactcatggtgctgtcatgggtgtcaaaaaaaaaactacaaaaaaacagaCTACAACTTAAAGCCTTCTAGAAACCGCTTTCTGAATGATAAACAGAGCCAAAAGTAGTGTGATACCAACTGCATGTTCATGATTTATTTTCATTATAACCAGCTTCTTTACAATAAGGAGAAAATTGAGACGCAACAGATCACTTTCAACTTTTATAAGATGGTTTCCAACAATTAAAAATACAAATTGCTTATATTATGTATCCTGACAAATTTTAAATACACATCTTTTGTCAgtaccttaaaaaaaaaagtcaattcaTAAAAGGTTAATCATGATTTTAAGATACCTGCATGATCAGGAAGGTGAAACTACCAAGAATCTCAGCAGTATATTTGGGCAACACTGCACACCAGTTTAAActgggttgtccagtagtggacaaacCCATTTAATAAAAGTAATCAATTCAGGATACCAAACAAAGTAGCTGGATACTAAACGCCTGCCGTTTTGACATTTAACCATTGTGAGCCTCTGTTCCTAGACAATGTGACATTGATGAGTCACGTACCAGCCTTTGTTATATTTAATAGTATGTCCACTGGCTAAATATCGATAAGCTGCAGCTGCTCATTGGCTGCACCCGAAACCGCAACGTTACATCACTCTAAGAACAACTGCACCAACATGACTGGAATGGTGCTGCTGAAGAATGGGAGTATTTGCATTTCATATGGTGTATGTAATTGATTTCACTGGTAATGTTTACTAGTGGAAAACTCTTAACACTTGCAGGAGTTTGGTTTCTCCATGAAGGCTTAAATTGTCTGACAAAATAAAATAGCAAAAGAAGGGAACACCCATGTCATTGTATAAAAATGGTGGGATGGGAAGCTTCCCATTAGTTAACAGGAGGGAAATATCCATATACAAATGAAACGTTTGAACAGCAGAGAATATTTCAATTTCCAGATTACCATTCAGACCACTAAGAATCTaatgaatgtaaaaaacaaaaaagaaaacaaaatggcaAAGGGAAAATATATATCAGCAATGCAGACTTATTAAAAATGTGCATGGCTTTATTTTAAACAGGTGATGGGAGCAACCAACTATTAACCCCAAAAATGGCAAAAAGTATCACCTTTTGCTGGATAAAAATAGAAAAGCGCATATGTAACTCTTAAAACAGAAATTAAAGACAGAATTGGAGGTGAAAAAGTCAAGCAGCAGCCTAAATTATGTTCTAAACCAAGTCTGTctgctttattgtttttttataacttgttttgttttttttaataaaatctccCCCAACAATCACCCTCACACCCTTACCCCCCCCCAACCCAACAATTTAGTCTTCTGTACCCTGCGCTTCTTCATCAGATGCCTCTTCACCAGACTTCTCCTGCTGAGGACTAGCAGGTTTCTTCTCTGGGGGTGGCGTCTCTGGTTCAtcatcttcctcttcctcctctgcttTGGGTGAAGGAGATTTTTCCTTTGATGCTTTTGCCGCAGCTGCAGGGCGGCTCTTTCCTTTGGCCTTTGCTGGACTGGGTGTTACTAAAAAATATATTAGTGAAAAATAAATGCTCTGCAGAAGTTGCTCTAGAAAGGGACAGTAATGGACAGTTAGGAGTGCCATTTCTTCAGAATCTGGGGCCTTTATGAGCTACTTTTAAAAGCATCTGAACCACATAGTAAGAAGTTTGACATAACATTTTGGCCCTACACTGGAAGGACTCGGAGGTCCCAACACAAACATGCCCTCAAAAGATTTGATCTTGTTTACCCACTAGCAACCAGGACAGAATTTTCAAATTTGCCATGTCACTTTATTTGGCaacaactctggaatgtttcaacatctgagtcaaaagaaataaaaaaaaaaattagtgacactgttcgtggtaaatttaggccaattGATATTATTACAAAGTAAATTATAATTTGTAAACTTTAAATGCTTCCCTCCCGTCTCCCATATGTTCGCACCATTTTTAAAACATAGAAAGCCTACAATTTAAAAACAACTTTGTAAATTTCCcttgaaaattaaaaatatatacacacacaattttGGGGAACCTACATAGTAGAAAAATCGCAGAAGTGACAGCACTCCTCAACATATTTAAGGGGCcattgtcaccccctccagccattataaactaaaagagccaccttgtgcagcagtaatgctgcattctaacaaggtggctcttttagtttttggtgcatttattcccaaaataaagcattttataacttctccaaaatacctgttctTAGCCagagaggcaggtcctcacccccctgctttaaACGCCacgctgccgtcactcaaatcttcaggggcgccgccccctccgcgatgTTTTTGCATGAAattcggcgcctgcgctgtgtagtactctctggtgcaggcgcagtgagctctggccgtctgacgtcacagccaggcttgcagactgcgcctgtgcggccgccctgcctataaatcccagccctgcactgtgcataatgcataacacactgcggggctgggattcccaaggtgggtggctgcacaggcgcagtctgcaagcctggctgtgacgtcagacggccagagctcactgcgcctgcaccagacagtactacacagcgcaggcgccggctttCATGCGAAAAcatcgcggagggggcggcgcccctgaagatttgaatgacggcagtgtggcgtttcaagcagggggggtgaggacctgcctccctggctaaagacaggtattttggagaagttataaaacgctttattttgggaataaatgcaccaaaaactaaaagagccaccttgttagactgctgcacaaggcggctcttttagtttataacggctggagggggtgacagtggccctttaaaactgCCATCGGGTAGTTGATgaaaccttcaggtgcttttcagaaatTAACACAAAGTAGAATGAGAGATTTTTTTATGACAAAAACATTGTCAACATCTTAACAGACCACAATAACTTGCAGACCCAAAAGCTATTAGTCTTGGATTGCCATGGTAGCCATCAAGACCACACAAACAAGATCTCAGGATGCCACTGGGGTAAAACAGGGAGCTCCCAAGCTTTGGTAACTATCTAGATGCAGttatcactattgacagcagcatctaatgggttaaGTGGCCATGGTTGATGTCAACGCCAATGGTGGCTGATGCAGCAGGGTGTCTGTAGTGCACAGCTGACAGGTGCAGAGTATTCACCCAGTGAAGGGAAGCGGTCACCAGAAAAAACACTAGTCGGCTGTCAGTCATTGCCATAGTATACAGAGAGCTGGGACTGACTGCAACAGCGCCGTGACaaacctgaggctatgtgcacacgttcaggatttcttgcagaaatttcctgagaaaaacctgaaattttctgcaagaaatctgcatgcgtttttaccgctttttttttgcggatttttcccaatgcattatatagtgggaaatcccaaaatttatgaacatgctgcgtttaccgcgatgcatttttttagcggaaaaaaaacgcaacatgtgcacaaaagttgcggaattcattctaaatgatgggatgcataatgtatgctgttttatagcatttttatagcgaaaaaacagcaaaaaatcagcaacgtgtgcacacagcctgaacgTTGCATGGAGGTCTAAAATTAATTTCCGACCGGGAGTGGAAGTCAAAGCACAGGCTAGATTCAGAATGCCGTCAACCTACAGAATAACCCCATATATGCAGATTAAACTACGGTGTCACGTGACAGCTTGGAAGTACTATGACTTATGAGTGAACGCATTGTGAAAATTTAGAGTAActgtcgttttaatttttatttcataaaatcaatagtacacatgaaaataagcagctTTGTAATATCTCAGATTTGCTTTGTTAAAATTGATCATTTATCAtcatgaagacagactttccccatTTCCAAGATATGAGATGGCAGTTGCAGATAGAATTTTATGTGGACGGAGACTCTAGAGGCAAAGCTGGTCCCTTCAAGCTACATGTAGCAGCTGCCATCTAGCTCAGTAACGAGAAAGTCTGTCTATATCAAATACAGATTTTACatcaattgagaattttgataaccaATGTCAGATTTGCTTCCTTCTCTACCAAAATTGTTACAACATTGCTCATCTTCTCATGTACTAGTAAATGATGAATTAAAATGAGGTCTACTCTAAGCTTCACACCATATCCAGCAGTAGCAACAATTCACTGCATATAGCTAAAAGGAAATCTGTTAGGATTTCCTAAACAACTATATTTGCATGGAGCTTGTCAAAGTAAAGTCCAGCAATAGCTTTACATCACAAACACGCTCCTGAGAAATCAGTATTTGAATATGCAAATAACTATGGAAGATCTGAACCCTCTCCGTCATCACCCACCCAGCACCATCTTctactgcttgactgacagctccatTGCCTTAAGTCACATAGCATGGATGCTGTAGCAGCACTGGGCAAGGAATACAGCTGTAGTGACAGGCTTCAGACTTACTGTcgcaatttgcatatcaattcaatcaTTTATTTCTCAGGACTGGCTATGTAAtgttgttggacttgttttttggaAGTGATATATGcaaatataaatagtttggggtgtaaAGTCCTACTAAATAAAGTCGATTACAattcaaaagaaaacaaaaactaaCACCTATCTTGGCTACCCATTAACAAGTTACTAATGCAGGAAAATCTGCTGTGCCTATTGGGGAAAGTACAGCTGGGCAAAATTTTGTTCTGACTAAGGAATGTGTGGGGAAAACATTAATGACATCCAAGATCAAACTCAATTGCATTACTTTCCTTTTTTGCACAGCAATCATCTGCTGTTTAACCAAGCTGCTTCGACCCCACCAACTATATTTTTATGGTGCCGTCCTGGTTGATATTATACCAACAGTAATTTCTTACCTGTAGCCTTTAGCCTAGGCTTCGGTACCTTCTTCTCCCTCTTTTCAGGCTTAGATTTTTTCAcaacttttttcttcttctttgatCGTCCATAATCGCTGTCATCATCATCTTCCACCATGAAGTCTTCATCACTGCCAGAATCCTCTGAAAATGAAATTAAGTAGTTGTAAAAAATTGTGTTCCATATTAAACAGGTTGTCCACTACTGAACAACCTTTTAAGAAAAGGTGTTCTAAGTTTGGACATTTTCCCCTATCCAGTGAGGTGCGTCTTGTGGtatagtgcgtcttatagtccgaaaaatacaataCACCCCCATAAGGCATctttctacctatgcacagtgtacactgaaAGCTGTCAAGGGGTGAAGGGATTCTACAGGCTCTGCAGAGAACAGAAGTGCAGCAGATCAAGAGATTATCAAATCTGCAGAAAGCAGTCCAGTAAGGGACACCATTGGAATTAAGAGTCTATATCCTTATTATacagctctcagatgaggtagcaaaaacctggtgaccgttTACAATGCAATGCAGTTTATTGACTGCGTGGATGGCTCAGCATCATGTTTTTAACATATATAACCCAGTTTTAAACAAAGATGTTGCGTGTCAAGAACAGTTCTTGTTTTAAAATAACTAGTCCACACTAGACATTTTAGTTTTGCGTTGTAAAACTCACTTTCCAAAAACTGTGCTTCATCTTCATCTTCCGGTTCCTCCTCCTCACTCCCAGCATCTCCCATTATCATCTCCCTTTGCTTAGAGACTGCCTTAGATGCAGCTTGTCTTTGTTGACGCACATTTTTACGCTGTTCCTTTTCATCATCACTGTCAGCTGAAACCGAAGAGAAAGAATGAAACGGTGAGCAGGAAGAATTTTTCTTCCCAGAAGAAATGGAAAATTAGTCTCATGAGAGTTTATGCCTTCCAAAGGAAAGCCAAGTTACACCTCACTGGGTGTGCTGTCAGGAGACATGGCAGGAATGGACTGAATAGATGCCTTTTCGACCAGTCTGTAAGTTTGaacattcagaaaaaaaaaaaatatatatatatatatatatatatatatatatatatatatatatatatatatatatatatatatatatatatatatatatatatatatatatcataaaatGAGGATTATTGAGTACTATAAACATGTTCCTCACAgtagagtttaaccccttagtgacagccaaattTTTGaagtctgaccaatgtcactttatgtggtataaCTCTGGAACACCAAGAAATCCCAGTGGTTTTTCGTGAcacatactttatgataatggtaaatgtaggtcgaggttttgtgtttatttataaaggaTATCAGatgtttgagaaaaatgtaaaaaaaattagcaattttcaaactttgaatgattatccctttaatccagatagtcatatcacagcaaaacattaataaataacattttcctatGTCTGCTTTATATCATTTGTAAAATGgtattttattagcattttaggaggaggtTTAaacgtagcagtaatttttcattttttaaagcaaatttacaaaaaaaaatttagggacttatccatgtttgaagtgactttgggggtttcccagtatatgggacccctaaaagatagcattttaaaaacagcactccctgacattgaaaactgctgtcaggtagtttattaacccttcaagtgattttcaggaattaatgcaaagtggcatgacaaagtatatttttatcacttaaatgcctctaacttctgaacaggttacaacagccgtcagactaaggccgctatttggttgtgaatggccatggcaaacatcaggaccacacaatcatgatctgagggcaccaattaggATAAGGAGGAGGACCCCCACACTTAAGTATTTACaataatgtagtcactattgatagcagcatctaaggggttaaacagatttggagcaaacactgatcgtggctgatgcagcaagttgtcagctatagtgtacagccgtcaGCTgttggattgtcacatgtatggggAGGCTAGACTCATGTCAGTTAAAAAAgacattggcggtcattaaggggttaaacacaaataCAGCTATGTACACAGATCaacccttaaagagaacctgtcagcagggttgtgcatagtaacctacagtgtcaggtcggcgccgttatataaaatgataccttaatgtTTATTTTCAGTTCTGTGTTAATGAAATGCTTGTGCTTTAAGGCGGGGGTTCATGTATGTggcgctctgattagatattcataatgcagactgccgaCTGGTCACTGCTCTGTGATCTGCACCCtaatttgcataatgaataccatcacatacttgacaaaaaaaaaaaaaaaaagtgcttctgcaggcaggtgctggccgtgacacctgcgctgcagcataatcgcttaCGGTTACTGTGCATTtattcccttttgcagatttacttgagtgaggaaaaagagaaaaaaataaagttttgaAAATAACGCCCACCACACCGTAGCAGACACCGCCATCTtgtggagaggaaaaaaaaaagaagaagaagttTTCCACCAAGATTGCGCCGCCCACGCATGTGTAATAGAAGCTGTCGGCGATCGCtcagagctgctactgcgcaggtggtgCCATCATGGTGAAGGActtttctccagcaagatggcgccgctggcACCTGCGCAACAGCAGCTATCGGACCTCTATAGAAATCAATAGCTGTAAAAGCGCAAGTAACATTTTCAAAATGACTTAGCTAGCTCAAGTAAATCTGTAAAAGGGAATATGTGCACAGTACACATGCAATTATGTTGCAGTGCCGGTGCCACAGCCAGCACAAGCctttttttattcagtatgtgatggtattcattatgcaaactagggggcaggtcagaaagggatcagtgacctgtcagcagtctgcattatcagagcaccacatacatgaacccTCTGCCTTAgtgtactgtcacactaagcgacgctgcagcgatacccacaacgatgttgatcgctgcagcgtcgctgtgtggtcgctggagagctgtcacacagacagctatccagcgaccaacgatcccgaggtccccggtaaccagggtaaacattgggttactaagcgcagggccgtgcttagtaacccgatgtttaccctggttaccagcgtaaacgttaaaaaaacaaacactacatacttacattccggtctctgtcctccggcgctctgctttcctttgcactgtcagcgccggtcagccggaaagcagagcggtgacgtcacccctctgctttccggctggccggcgctgacacaggatgcaggaggagtgctgagaagcagagcgccggggacagacagctgaaggtaagtatgtagtgtttgtttttttaatgtttacgctggtaaccagggtaaacatctggttactaagcgcggccctgcgcttagtaaaccgatgtttaccctggttaccagtgaagacatcgttgaatcggcgtctcacacgccgattcagcgatgtccgcgggagatccagcgacgaaagaaagtttcaaacgatctgctacgacgtacgattctcagtggggtccctgatcgcagtagcgtgtcagacacagcgagatcgtaacgatatcgctggaacgtcacggatcgtgccgtactagcgatcaaagtgccactgtgtgacggtaccttaagtacaagagcatatcattaacacaaagctaaaataaagattaagaaacagccaCAAGACCGATGTCATCAACCAAGGTAACATcctgcaagaaacaagccctcgcatggccattttGATTGAAAAATAGTGATGAGTATACTCTTTGCTTGGGCTTCCCCGACCATGCTCGggtaatctccgagtatttgttagtgctctgagatttcgtcgcctcagctgcatgatttacgtctgctggacagcctgaatacatgtgggaattccctatcaaaaaggcattcctcacatgtattcagcatgtctagcaaccgtaaatcatgcagctgcagtgaggaaaactaaatctccgatcactaacaaatactcagagaccacacacaacgagtatactcgctcattactaaaaaaaataacaaagttaagGCTGGGAAGacaaggagcaaaaaaaaaaaaaagaaaaagaaagaaaactggAAATACTCCTGGTCTTTAAGGGGTGAAAGGTACCCGACAGCAGGATATACACCTAGAAGAAAAAATTTTTATAAATCAAGAAAAATTACCTTTACCTGATCGCTTCCTTCCTTTGGAAGCACGTCTCTTTTCAGGTGTTGCTTTTTTACTCTTCTTAGGACTCTCATAATCACTATCTGCTTTTCCATCCCCTGCTGCCAAGTCATCATCACTGCCAAAGTCTTCCTCTGGAACACAAATATATCAGGTAAGTAGGGCTGTTTATTCAGAAGCCAAACCACCGACtcttcaatttccctgactccaggACTCAAGCACTGCCTCACGACAAAGCGCAGCCCAGATTGATCTCAACTAAAAGcatagatccttagatcaggaatagaacatttcataactttcccaaactcttatgaaaacatttacagcacacaaTTCATCAAACTACTGTCCCCAATTATATATATGTCACGTTTAGGAGTGTCCATTTTAACCTGACTCAACCAACATGGAGACCCACGCCACAGCGATGCAAGCATGCAGGATGATTCCACTGGACCATTAACTACTACTAAATTGGGCCAATTTACCAAATCGCGAGCCCCACACATCTACCATTAATGTTGGacgaaatgggggggggggggtgaagaggGAAATCCATAATCCCAGCAATTCTCATTTGTCTAAAAACAAAAAAGCCAACTTACATTTTATCACCTTAAAGTGACAAAAATATTTCACATTTGGTGAAGTTCCCATATTACAGGTAATCATACAGCAGAATAGTTATTATCCATGTTTAATTTACATCAGCATCtcagaggtcataagtatggtttaattaagattaaaggagtgtctttctttcaattaaaggactttttctgggtgtcttTTGGTTTTAGCCGGAGGGCAGGGGTGTCcgtattcatggccccttcctaggctattaatatcagcccgaagCTGTCTGCATAGTATTTGCTGGTTATTAGTTATGAGGGGAactcacgtcattttttgggggggtcccccattttaatagccagtaaaggccaagTATACAGTTATGAGCcgatattaacagcctgggaagatccatgggtattacccagTTCCCAGGCTATAGACATctgcccccagttgtctgctttcccTATGCTGGTTACTACACAGTGCGGCCTCTCTCCCTCCTACACATCTACGGGTGAGCTTCATTCAGCAATGTTAGGAATTTTGTTATCAGGTACAGGTGGACTTTCCATGTGATATACCTATGACCATCAGCTGGGAATGTCCCCTATGTATTGACTGGGAGCTAATGCTCATCTCCTAGGTACTATTTGATATGAGCATGGGATTCACACCAAGATGTGTTTGGGCTCATGGGAGGTGGGGGTTCATCCAATCTGCATTGGATTGGCACTCTTGTCATGATAGATTGTACCATGGATTTTTACATTTTTGACTAAAAATTGGCTATTGTTTTTATGGTATAACATCATGCACTCCTTGTTTTTTTCTTGGTTACAAAAATTGCTCACGCCATTTCCTCGAAAAATAATCTAATTACATTTACAGTAATTTGCACTGTACTGATTGTATttgttactgctgcacaaggtggctcttttagtttataacggctggaggggggtgacagtggccctttaacagctgttttttttttgtttatttgcttgtttgtttttaaatCGGGGAGCATCTGCTTTTGttgagggggaagggggggggggggggggggtgctggggGGGGGAAAGGCCACAAGACAAAAAACCCCTCCGGTTGCACTTATTTTCTCATGGCAGCGATCCTGACAATTACAGCAGTGTGTAAGTTATGATTTGCAGTTCCTGACTTCGCATTGTGTTGTACAAGCATGGTGGACATCAGGTAGCAGGGAtcctttataaaatattttatgcAATTCTCCGATCATCATAAGACCTTATTTCTTGAAATTTTAGAAAAACTCAGTGACACTTCAATATCAATCAAACTTGCAGATTTAAGGGGAACCTATCTGATTCTCCAATGCCCGCCACTTTTTATTTATTGCCCAATTCCCTCCTAAATCTTGTTCATTaaataagtgttaaatatatattctCAGTTTCTTATGCAAATTAGCCCTTTGATTAGTCAATCGGGCGCTAGTTTCCCCAGTCCAGTTGTCCCTCTGCATGTTATCAAGTCCCTGTGGGCATGATATGACTTGCAAAAGCCAGTGTACAATTCCTGCCTTCAGAGGCACACTGCACATGACTGAAAGTACAGAAGACTACTCATGTACAGGATTCACAAGCCTGCAGTCCCTAaggtcagaccacccctttaaacaCCATTTGCCTGCAGAttaacgtttttgttttttttacaccacACAAGGTTTGCTTTAAAAAGAGTGAGAAAATGCTTTTCAGATCATTCCATTaaacctaaaatttgttgagcatgtTTTATAGGgaactccccccctccccccccccaagctATTAACCTTCAGG
The Ranitomeya imitator isolate aRanImi1 chromosome 3, aRanImi1.pri, whole genome shotgun sequence genome window above contains:
- the NUCKS1 gene encoding nuclear ubiquitous casein and cyclin-dependent kinase substrate 1 isoform X10 translates to MSRPVRNRKVVDYSQFQDSDDEEYGRESAPPAKKSRSSPREVKGKKPAKNSQDDSEESDEKEVKVKVKKTKKDEADSAEEDFGSDDDLAAGDGKADSDYESPKKSKKATPEKRRASKGRKRSGKADSDDEKEQRKNVRQQRQAASKAVSKQREMIMGDAGSEEEEPEDEDEAQFLEKDSGSDEDFMVEDDDDSDYGRSKKKKKVVKKSKPEKREKKVPKPRLKATVTPSPAKAKGKSRPAAAAKASKEKSPSPKAEEEEEDDEPETPPPEKKPASPQQEKSGEEASDEEAQGTED